The following are from one region of the Melaminivora suipulveris genome:
- a CDS encoding efflux RND transporter periplasmic adaptor subunit → MNNSLKKTLAGLTLIAMGIAAGWGLSQWRASSTHAADGAVPQPGAAAERKVLYWYDPMSPMQKFDKPGKSPFMDMDLVPKYADEDAQDSTGISVSAQTVQALGLRTAEVVQRAIGTDVDVVGAVLLNDRDVSIVQARSAGFVERVYAHAPGDVIAPGAPLADLLLPEWVAAQREFLAVRALKDESLTTAARQRLLLLGMPQALVAQVERTGEPRGIYTVTTPQGGLVAELMVRQGMTVSAGASLARVNGLATVWIEAAVPEAQSGPLQLGHEAQVRLAAFPGEVLKARIVSILPQANSDTRTVRVRLELANPGQRLKAGMSGQITLKGREQPALLVPSEAIIRTGKRALAYVVEGPGKFHPVEVQLGAEIGDQLVVQSGLETGQQVVASAQFLIDSEASLRGVLPAPSGASSPVQGHDEHGASAPPAAAANTFTVRGVIEEISPTELTLAHDAVPALKWPAMTMGFKLADPRLAAGLAPKQQVRFTFSKQGEDYVITAVEGTKP, encoded by the coding sequence ATGAACAACTCTCTGAAAAAAACCCTCGCTGGCCTGACGCTAATTGCCATGGGCATCGCCGCGGGCTGGGGCCTTTCCCAATGGCGCGCTAGCAGCACGCACGCTGCGGACGGTGCAGTTCCCCAACCCGGTGCGGCCGCCGAGCGCAAGGTGCTGTATTGGTACGACCCCATGTCGCCGATGCAGAAATTCGACAAGCCTGGCAAGTCCCCCTTTATGGACATGGATCTGGTGCCCAAGTACGCGGACGAGGACGCCCAGGACAGCACAGGCATCAGCGTATCCGCTCAGACCGTGCAAGCGCTGGGCCTGCGCACGGCCGAGGTGGTGCAGCGCGCCATCGGTACCGACGTGGACGTCGTGGGCGCGGTGCTGCTCAACGACCGCGATGTCAGCATCGTGCAGGCGCGCTCCGCGGGTTTCGTGGAGCGGGTCTATGCGCATGCGCCGGGCGACGTGATTGCGCCAGGGGCGCCACTGGCGGACCTCCTGCTGCCCGAGTGGGTGGCGGCGCAGCGTGAATTCCTGGCGGTGCGTGCGCTTAAGGACGAATCGCTGACGACGGCCGCCCGGCAAAGGCTGCTGCTGCTGGGCATGCCGCAGGCCCTGGTGGCTCAGGTGGAGCGCACGGGCGAACCCAGGGGCATCTACACCGTGACCACGCCCCAGGGCGGGCTGGTGGCCGAGCTCATGGTGCGCCAGGGCATGACTGTCTCTGCGGGCGCCAGCCTGGCGCGCGTGAATGGCCTGGCCACCGTCTGGATCGAGGCCGCCGTGCCCGAGGCGCAAAGCGGCCCGCTGCAACTGGGGCATGAAGCCCAGGTGCGCCTGGCGGCGTTTCCCGGCGAGGTTCTGAAGGCGCGCATCGTGAGCATCCTGCCGCAGGCCAACAGCGACACCCGCACGGTGCGCGTGCGGCTGGAGCTGGCCAATCCCGGCCAGCGCCTGAAGGCCGGCATGTCCGGCCAGATCACGCTCAAGGGCCGCGAGCAGCCCGCGCTGCTGGTTCCCAGCGAGGCCATCATCCGCACCGGCAAGCGCGCACTGGCCTATGTGGTTGAGGGCCCGGGCAAGTTCCACCCCGTGGAGGTGCAGCTGGGGGCGGAGATCGGCGACCAACTGGTGGTGCAAAGCGGGCTGGAGACGGGGCAGCAGGTGGTGGCCTCGGCGCAGTTCCTGATCGACTCGGAGGCCAGCCTGCGCGGGGTGCTGCCCGCACCGTCCGGCGCTTCTAGCCCGGTGCAGGGACATGACGAGCATGGCGCTTCCGCGCCCCCGGCCGCTGCGGCCAACACCTTCACGGTACGCGGCGTGATCGAGGAGATTTCTCCCACTGAGCTGACGCTGGCACACGACGCCGTGCCGGCCCTCAAGTGGCCCGCCATGACCATGGGCTTCAAGCTGGCCGATCCCCGCCTCGCCGCGGGCCTGGCGCCCAAGCAACAGGTGCGCTTCACCTTCTCCAAGCAGGGCGAGGACTACGTGATCACCGCCGTCGAAGGAACCAAGCCATGA
- a CDS encoding TolC family protein, which produces MFASSSGAPRGRHPALGRSVLRASACCARAHRLSILSIALAGSALISNQAHALDFAEAREIAEQQSPRVSAQRLQIDAVESAQKAAGTLPDPKLSVGMENFPISGMDRWSLTREPMTMQRLALMQEVPNQAKRDAKVASAQARVERERAALVLQRLQIRQELGLAWIAAQAVEQRDQMLAELLAENRRLQDSLPARVAGGSAQAGDLLAAQQEALALADRRDDLQRDRAKARAMLRRWVGPRADEALQGDTGTLIRPVAQLRTELSSHAELALYPAMQSMARAESHEAQSESRGDWSWEVAYSRRDRRWGDMVSFQVTFDLPWQKNRRQTPMIQAKQRELERLEAEQEDVARRHLQELDDSAAELKALDSQIERLKSAGLQLAQGRAELALSNYRAAKGDLGAVLSARAQVLETRLRLIDLQAQRDGVTTRLNSLIAD; this is translated from the coding sequence ATGTTTGCTTCCTCCTCTGGCGCTCCACGCGGGCGCCATCCCGCGCTTGGCCGTAGCGTATTGCGCGCGAGCGCATGCTGTGCGCGCGCTCATCGGTTGAGCATTTTGAGCATCGCCTTGGCTGGCAGCGCTCTTATTTCTAACCAAGCTCACGCGCTCGACTTCGCTGAAGCACGAGAAATCGCTGAACAGCAAAGCCCGCGCGTTTCCGCGCAGCGATTGCAGATCGATGCGGTCGAGTCCGCGCAGAAGGCCGCAGGCACGCTGCCCGACCCCAAGCTCTCGGTCGGCATGGAAAACTTTCCCATCAGCGGCATGGACCGCTGGAGCCTGACGCGCGAGCCCATGACCATGCAGCGCCTGGCCCTCATGCAGGAGGTGCCGAACCAGGCCAAGCGCGATGCCAAAGTGGCCAGCGCGCAGGCCCGCGTGGAACGCGAACGCGCGGCGCTGGTTTTGCAGCGCCTGCAGATACGGCAGGAGCTCGGTCTGGCCTGGATTGCCGCGCAGGCCGTGGAGCAACGGGATCAAATGCTTGCGGAATTGCTGGCGGAGAACCGGCGCTTGCAGGACAGCCTGCCCGCAAGGGTGGCGGGCGGGTCGGCCCAGGCGGGCGATCTGCTGGCCGCGCAGCAGGAGGCGCTGGCGCTGGCGGATCGGCGTGACGACCTGCAGCGCGACCGTGCCAAGGCCCGGGCCATGTTGCGGCGCTGGGTAGGGCCGCGTGCCGACGAGGCGCTGCAGGGCGATACCGGCACGCTCATCCGTCCCGTGGCACAACTGCGCACCGAGCTCTCCAGCCACGCGGAGTTGGCGCTGTACCCGGCCATGCAAAGCATGGCCCGTGCAGAGTCCCACGAGGCCCAGTCGGAGTCGCGCGGCGATTGGTCCTGGGAGGTCGCCTACAGCCGACGTGATCGCCGATGGGGCGACATGGTGTCATTCCAGGTGACCTTCGATCTGCCATGGCAAAAGAATCGACGCCAGACGCCGATGATCCAGGCCAAGCAGCGCGAGCTGGAGCGTCTCGAAGCTGAGCAGGAAGACGTGGCGCGGCGGCACCTGCAGGAGTTGGATGACAGCGCGGCCGAACTGAAGGCGCTGGACAGCCAGATCGAGCGCCTCAAGTCCGCAGGCCTGCAGCTGGCGCAGGGGCGCGCCGAGCTTGCGCTGAGCAACTACCGGGCCGCCAAGGGCGACCTGGGCGCCGTGCTTAGCGCGCGCGCCCAGGTGCTGGAGACGCGCCTGCGCCTGATCGACCTGCAAGCCCAGCGCGACGGCGTGACGACGCGCCTGAACAGCCTGATCGCCGATTAA
- a CDS encoding efflux RND transporter permease subunit gives MIAKLIRWSVANRFLVLLATAMLTAWGVWGVRSTPVDALPDLSDVQVIIRTSYPGQAPQIVENQVTYPLATTMLSVPGAKTVRAFSFFGDSFVYVLFEDGTDLYWARSRVLEYLNQVQGRLPATAKPALGPDATGVGWIFQYALVDRTGKNDLAQLRALQDWFLKFELKSLPNVAEVASVGGMVKQYQVVLDPIKLASHGLSQEQVRAALVAANQETGGSVLELSGAEYMVRASGYLKSLDDFRAVPLVARGGVPVRLGDVATLQIGPEMRRGIAELDGEGEVAGGVVILRSGKNAQETIAAVKAKLSELQSSLPQGVEIVTTYDRSALIERAIRNLTTKLGEEFLVVALVCVLFLWHLRSALVAIISLPLGVMTAFLVMRYQGINANIMSLGGIAIAVGAMVDAAVVMIENAHKKLEAWQHAHPDKRLQGKERWEVITQAAEEVGPALFFSLLIITLSFIPVFTLEAQEGRLFGPLAFTKTYAMAAAAGLSVTLIPVLMGYWIRGRIPDEQKNPITRMLIAVYRPSLEWVLRWPKATLLIAVLALATTAWPLARLGGEFLPRLDEGDLLYMPSALPGLSAQRATELLQISNRMIKTVPEVERVFGKAGRAETATDPAPLEMFETTVKLKPREQWRAGMTPEKLVEELDRAVKIPGLSNIWIPPIRNRIDMLATGIKSPIGVKVTGNDLHVIDRIAAEVEQVAKGIPGVSSSLAERLTGGRYVDVQIDRVAAGRYGLNVADVQAVVASAVGGENVSETVEGLARFPINLRYAREWRDSPERLKQLPIFTPMGQQITLGTVARIAITDGPPMLKSENARPSGWVYVDVRGRDLASVANELRDAVGKQVKLEPGVSIAYSGQFEYMERANARLKVVVPATLLIIFVLLYLTFGRVDEAGLIMATLPFALTGGIWFLYLMNYNLSIATGVGFIALAGVAAEFGVVMLIYLKQALGERCPGGRRPTREELLDAIREGAVLRVRPKAMTVAVILAGLVPIVWSSGTGSEVMSRIAAPMLGGMVTAPLLSLFVIPAAYVLMRKPR, from the coding sequence ATGATTGCCAAACTGATCCGCTGGTCGGTGGCGAACCGCTTTCTGGTACTGCTGGCCACGGCCATGCTCACCGCCTGGGGGGTGTGGGGCGTGCGTAGCACGCCCGTGGACGCCCTGCCGGACCTGTCCGACGTGCAGGTCATCATCCGCACCAGCTACCCCGGCCAGGCACCGCAGATCGTCGAAAACCAGGTGACCTATCCACTGGCCACCACCATGCTGTCGGTGCCGGGGGCCAAGACGGTGCGCGCTTTCTCGTTCTTTGGGGACTCGTTCGTCTATGTGCTGTTCGAGGACGGCACCGACCTGTACTGGGCGCGTTCGCGCGTGCTGGAGTACCTGAACCAGGTCCAGGGCCGCCTGCCGGCCACGGCAAAGCCGGCCCTGGGACCAGATGCCACTGGGGTGGGGTGGATCTTTCAGTACGCGCTGGTGGATCGCACGGGCAAGAACGACCTGGCGCAGCTGCGCGCACTGCAGGACTGGTTCCTGAAGTTCGAGCTCAAGAGCCTGCCCAATGTTGCGGAGGTGGCCTCGGTGGGCGGCATGGTCAAGCAGTACCAGGTCGTGCTCGATCCGATCAAGCTGGCATCCCATGGGCTCAGCCAGGAGCAGGTGCGCGCGGCGCTGGTGGCCGCCAATCAGGAAACCGGCGGCTCAGTGCTGGAGCTGTCGGGGGCCGAATACATGGTGCGCGCCAGCGGCTACCTGAAAAGCCTGGACGATTTCCGCGCCGTGCCGCTGGTGGCGCGCGGCGGCGTGCCGGTGCGCCTGGGCGACGTGGCCACGCTGCAGATCGGACCGGAGATGCGGCGCGGCATCGCCGAACTCGATGGCGAGGGCGAGGTCGCCGGCGGCGTGGTCATCCTGCGTTCGGGCAAGAATGCCCAGGAGACGATTGCCGCCGTCAAGGCCAAGCTGAGTGAGCTGCAATCCAGCCTGCCCCAGGGGGTCGAGATCGTCACCACCTACGACCGGAGCGCACTGATCGAGCGCGCCATCCGCAACCTCACGACCAAGCTGGGCGAGGAGTTCCTCGTGGTGGCGCTGGTCTGCGTGCTGTTCCTGTGGCATCTGCGCTCCGCGCTGGTGGCCATCATTTCCCTGCCGCTGGGCGTGATGACGGCGTTCCTCGTCATGCGCTACCAGGGGATCAATGCCAACATCATGTCGCTGGGCGGCATTGCCATCGCCGTGGGCGCGATGGTGGATGCGGCCGTGGTGATGATAGAGAACGCGCACAAGAAGCTGGAGGCCTGGCAACACGCGCATCCCGACAAGCGACTACAAGGCAAGGAGCGCTGGGAGGTGATCACGCAGGCCGCGGAAGAAGTCGGCCCAGCGCTGTTCTTCTCGCTGCTCATCATCACGCTGTCCTTCATTCCCGTCTTTACCCTCGAAGCCCAGGAGGGGCGTCTGTTCGGACCGCTGGCGTTCACCAAGACCTATGCCATGGCGGCGGCGGCGGGCCTGTCCGTGACGCTGATTCCGGTGCTCATGGGCTACTGGATTCGCGGCCGCATTCCCGACGAGCAGAAGAACCCCATCACCCGCATGCTGATCGCGGTGTACCGCCCCAGCCTGGAATGGGTGCTGCGCTGGCCCAAAGCGACCTTGCTGATCGCGGTGCTGGCCCTGGCGACCACGGCTTGGCCACTGGCCCGGCTTGGAGGCGAATTCCTGCCCCGGCTGGATGAGGGCGATTTGCTCTACATGCCATCGGCCTTGCCGGGGCTGTCGGCGCAACGCGCCACGGAGTTGCTGCAGATCAGCAACCGCATGATCAAGACCGTGCCTGAGGTCGAACGTGTGTTCGGCAAGGCGGGACGCGCGGAAACGGCCACCGATCCCGCGCCGCTGGAAATGTTCGAGACCACGGTGAAACTCAAGCCCAGGGAGCAATGGCGTGCCGGCATGACGCCCGAGAAGCTCGTCGAGGAACTGGATCGGGCCGTGAAGATTCCCGGACTGTCGAACATCTGGATTCCGCCCATCCGCAACCGCATCGACATGCTGGCCACGGGCATCAAGAGTCCGATAGGGGTCAAGGTGACGGGCAACGACCTGCACGTGATCGATCGCATCGCGGCAGAGGTGGAGCAGGTCGCCAAGGGCATTCCAGGCGTATCGTCATCGTTGGCGGAACGGCTGACCGGCGGCCGCTATGTGGACGTGCAGATCGACCGCGTGGCGGCGGGCCGCTATGGGCTGAACGTGGCCGATGTCCAGGCAGTCGTCGCCAGTGCCGTTGGTGGCGAAAACGTGTCGGAAACCGTCGAAGGTCTGGCGCGCTTCCCAATCAATCTGCGATATGCGCGTGAATGGAGGGATTCACCGGAAAGGCTGAAGCAACTGCCTATTTTCACTCCCATGGGGCAGCAGATCACGCTGGGCACGGTGGCACGCATCGCCATCACCGATGGCCCGCCCATGCTCAAGAGCGAGAACGCTCGCCCGTCCGGATGGGTATATGTCGATGTGCGTGGGCGTGATCTCGCTTCAGTAGCCAACGAGTTGCGCGATGCGGTCGGGAAACAGGTCAAGCTGGAGCCGGGGGTGAGCATTGCCTACTCAGGGCAGTTCGAGTACATGGAGAGGGCCAATGCGCGCCTGAAGGTCGTGGTTCCAGCCACCTTGTTGATCATCTTCGTGCTGCTGTACCTGACCTTTGGGCGCGTCGACGAGGCCGGCCTGATCATGGCCACCTTGCCGTTCGCCCTCACGGGCGGTATCTGGTTCCTGTATCTGATGAACTACAACCTCTCCATCGCGACGGGGGTGGGCTTTATTGCCCTGGCGGGCGTTGCGGCAGAATTCGGCGTGGTCATGCTCATCTATCTGAAGCAAGCCCTGGGTGAGCGCTGCCCAGGCGGACGCAGGCCGACGCGGGAAGAACTGCTGGATGCGATCCGGGAAGGCGCCGTGCTGCGCGTGCGACCCAAGGCCATGACGGTAGCGGTCATCTTGGCCGGCTTGGTGCCCATCGTCTGGAGCAGTGGCACGGGTTCGGAGGTCATGAGCCGCATCGCGGCGCCGATGCTCGGGGGCATGGTGACGGCGCCGTTGTTGTCGCTATTTGTGATTCCGGCTGCCTATGTATTGATGCGAAAGCCGCGCTAG
- a CDS encoding copper-transporting P-type ATPase, translating into MNHHLHHHGHSGGEQAPAGTIYTCPMHPEVRQDHPGNCPKCQMHLIPEGQAASGHHHHGHSADEQAPAAFAAAPKEAPAGTIYTCPMHPEVRQDHPGNCPKCGMTLEPLIPLDEEDNSELIDFQRRFWWTLPLTIVVTVLAMFGHRLGWFAMATQSWIELVLSLPVVLWAGWPFFVRGWQSVVQRSPNMWTLIGLGTAAGFVYSVVATVAPGVFPASFVAMGRVAVYFEAAVVIISLTMLGQILELKARSQTSAAIKSLLGLAPKTARRINADGSEEDVPLNHVHVGDLLRVRPGEKVPVDGVVTEGRSAVDESMLTGEPIPVTKRAGDKLIGATLNTSGALVMRSEKVGAATMLAQIVQMVANAQRSKAPMQRMADVVAGKFVMVVVAIAIATFFVWGLFGPEPSWVFGLINAVAVLIIACPCALGLATPMSVMVATGRAATQGVLFRDAGAIEKMREVDTLIVDKTGTLTEGRPAFDTAIAVPGFTPDEVLRLAASLDQGSEHPLADAIVGAARAQGLVLAKPVDFESGSGIGVRGSVEGRRLALGNTALMEQEGIDVAALKTDGERLRGEGASVMHLAVDGRLAGLLAVTDPIKSSTPEAIRTLHAGGLRIVMATGDGLTTARAVGTRLAIDEVHGEVKPADKLALVEKLQSEGHVVAMAGDGINDAPALAKADVGVAMGTGTDVAMNSGQITLVKGDLRGIVAAREISIDTVHNMRQNLLFAFVYNGIGVPIAAGVLYPLTGWLLSPMIAALAMSLSSASVIFNALRLRRARA; encoded by the coding sequence GGGCACCATCTATACCTGCCCCATGCACCCCGAGGTGCGGCAAGACCATCCAGGCAACTGCCCCAAGTGCCAGATGCATCTGATTCCTGAGGGACAAGCGGCTTCAGGCCATCATCACCACGGCCATTCTGCGGACGAACAGGCCCCGGCGGCTTTTGCCGCGGCGCCCAAGGAGGCTCCGGCGGGCACCATCTACACCTGCCCCATGCACCCCGAGGTGCGGCAGGACCATCCGGGCAATTGCCCCAAGTGCGGCATGACGCTGGAGCCCCTGATCCCCTTGGACGAGGAGGACAACAGCGAGCTGATCGACTTTCAGCGCCGCTTCTGGTGGACGCTGCCGCTGACCATTGTCGTCACGGTGCTGGCCATGTTCGGCCATCGCCTGGGCTGGTTCGCCATGGCGACCCAGAGCTGGATCGAACTGGTGCTGTCGCTGCCCGTGGTGCTGTGGGCCGGCTGGCCCTTCTTCGTGCGCGGCTGGCAGTCCGTCGTGCAGCGCAGCCCGAACATGTGGACGCTGATCGGTCTCGGCACGGCGGCGGGCTTTGTCTACAGCGTGGTCGCGACCGTGGCGCCGGGCGTGTTCCCAGCCTCGTTCGTGGCCATGGGACGCGTGGCCGTGTACTTCGAGGCGGCCGTGGTCATCATCTCCCTGACCATGCTCGGCCAGATCCTGGAGCTGAAGGCGCGCTCGCAGACCTCGGCTGCCATCAAGTCCCTGCTGGGCCTGGCACCCAAGACGGCGCGGCGCATCAACGCCGATGGCAGCGAGGAGGACGTGCCGCTGAACCATGTCCATGTCGGCGACCTGCTGCGCGTGCGCCCCGGCGAGAAGGTGCCCGTCGACGGCGTGGTGACGGAAGGCCGCAGCGCGGTCGATGAATCCATGCTGACCGGCGAGCCCATTCCCGTGACCAAGCGCGCGGGCGACAAGCTGATCGGTGCCACGCTCAACACCAGCGGCGCGCTGGTCATGCGTTCCGAGAAGGTCGGAGCGGCCACCATGCTGGCGCAGATCGTGCAGATGGTGGCCAATGCCCAGCGCTCCAAGGCGCCCATGCAACGCATGGCCGACGTGGTAGCGGGCAAGTTCGTCATGGTCGTCGTGGCGATCGCCATCGCCACCTTCTTCGTCTGGGGCCTGTTCGGCCCCGAGCCCAGCTGGGTGTTCGGACTGATCAATGCCGTCGCCGTGCTGATCATCGCCTGCCCTTGCGCGCTGGGGCTGGCCACACCCATGTCGGTGATGGTGGCCACGGGCCGCGCAGCCACGCAGGGCGTGCTGTTCCGCGATGCCGGCGCGATCGAGAAAATGCGCGAGGTGGACACCCTGATCGTGGACAAGACCGGCACGCTCACGGAAGGCAGGCCCGCGTTCGACACGGCGATTGCAGTCCCGGGCTTCACACCTGATGAAGTGCTGCGGCTGGCGGCCAGCCTGGACCAGGGCAGCGAGCACCCGCTGGCCGATGCCATCGTCGGCGCGGCGCGCGCGCAGGGCCTGGTGCTGGCCAAGCCGGTCGACTTCGAGTCGGGCAGCGGCATCGGAGTGCGCGGCAGCGTCGAGGGTCGGCGCCTGGCGCTGGGCAACACCGCGCTCATGGAGCAGGAGGGCATAGACGTGGCCGCCTTGAAGACCGATGGCGAGCGCCTGCGCGGCGAAGGGGCCAGCGTCATGCACCTGGCCGTCGATGGCCGCCTGGCCGGCCTGCTGGCCGTGACCGACCCCATCAAGTCCAGCACGCCCGAGGCCATCCGCACCCTGCACGCCGGCGGCCTGCGCATCGTCATGGCCACAGGCGATGGCCTCACCACGGCCAGGGCCGTAGGCACCCGACTGGCCATCGATGAGGTTCACGGCGAGGTTAAGCCCGCCGACAAGCTGGCCCTGGTGGAAAAATTGCAGAGTGAGGGCCATGTGGTCGCCATGGCCGGCGACGGCATCAACGATGCGCCGGCGCTGGCCAAGGCCGACGTGGGCGTGGCCATGGGGACGGGCACCGACGTGGCAATGAACAGTGGCCAGATCACCCTGGTCAAGGGGGATCTGCGGGGCATCGTGGCAGCGCGCGAGATCTCGATCGATACGGTGCACAACATGCGGCAGAACCTGCTGTTCGCCTTCGTCTACAACGGTATCGGCGTGCCGATCGCCGCTGGCGTGCTCTATCCACTCACCGGCTGGCTGCTGTCACCCATGATTGCGGCCCTGGCCATGAGCCTGAGTTCGGCGTCGGTGATCTTCAATGCGCTGCGGCTGCGGCGCGCGCGAGCCTAA